The genomic interval TCCCTCCTCCGACGCAGGGTTTTTCCCAAATGCTCGTTCTTTTCTCCATCGCATTAATTTTTTTCTATTTTATCCTTTGGCGGCCAGAACAAAAACGCCGTAAGGCAATGGACGACCTACGCAACCAGATGAAAACAGGCGATCGCGTGATCGCGCTTGGCATAGTTGGCACGGTTTCACGCATCAATGAAAACAGTGTCGTGTTACGCATGGTCGATGGCTCAAAAATTGAAGTCCTTAAGGGAGCAATCAGCGAAGTCACACCAGCAACAGAAGAAGAAACCATTCAAGTCGACATCGAATAGAGATGGATACATTTGCTAAAAAACGCTTTGAGATGGTAGATCTAATTGAATCAAGAGGGATTCATAATCCTCTCATTTTAGAGAGCTTAAAGAAGACCCTTCGCCATTATTTTGTTCCAGAAGCGTTAGCAGATGTAGCTTATACAGACTCTCCCTTACCTATTGGGGATGGGCAAACAATTAGCCAGCCTTATATCGTCGCTCTAATGATTGCATTGTCTGGCATTACGAATGAATCCACAGTTCTAGAAATTGGAACAGGTTCAGGCTATGCAGCTGCCGTTTTAGCAAATATTGTCAAAAAGGTTTTCACGATAGAAAGAATTGAAAGCCTTGGATTACAAGCACAAAAACGATTTGAAAAACTTGGCATCTCTAATGTTGAAGTTAAAATTGGCGATGGAACTCTGGGCTGGCCTGAAAAAGGACCATTTGACGCAATCATTGTCACGGCTGCAGCTCCCATTGTGCCAGAAACTTTAAAAGCGCAACTTAAAGAAGGCGGTCAAATGATCATTCCCGTAGGAGATGTCATTTCCCAGCATCTTATTCGTGTCACAAAACAGCACAATCAACTCTCTCAAGAAACTTTAGATTCTGTACGCTTTGTTCCTCTTATCGGCAATGAAGGCTGGCAAGGCTAACTATTACTCACAAGACTTCAAAATGAATAACACAACACAGAGAAAATACCTTTATGAGTACTTCCACCCCTTCCTCCCCGCTACCCCCTACCCATAATGAATTAGGCTCTTCCAGTTCACAGACAAATAGAGAAGCTAAACGCAGATCTATTATTCCTCTTTCTATAAGGCCTTCTTCGTTTAGATTGAGCAGTAGCTCATCTAAGAGACTGTCATCAAGAACCCTGTCTTTGTTCCCTCTTTCAAAGTACAAAAAGATTGTCCGGTCCTTAGAGGAAGATTTCTCTCTAGAAAACCTTGAAAGAAACCTTTTGGAAAACGATGTCTCGTTGGAAGCTTTGGTGAAACATATTTCAAAAGATAAATCTTTAAAATTATTTTCAATGATCCTCGAAGGTTCACTTGACAAAAGAAGGGAATACTCCTCTTTTTTATTTTCCTCTTTTGATCGGGATAATCTAACACATTTCTTTAATCAGTATGGGGACATCTCTTTCCATTTGCCCGGTGGAAATTCTGTTAAGCTTCACAAAAACCTGCTAGTTTTGTTAATACCCAAACATGCTTTACTATTTACCGACGAATCTTCGAACGTAAGTCTAGAGAATGGAACACCTGAGGTATTACTCTCCTTGGTTTATGCTCTTGTTAAAAAATCTCCATTAAACCTTCATCAAGAAAATTGCCTCACTTACTTGGCTCTGTGTTCAGAACTATCACTAAAAGAAAAAGTTAGGGAATGCGAAAGATGGCTATTTAAATGGATTACAAGCCAGCAAGACTCTCGTCATACTTTAAGAAAAGTGCAATGGTTTTTTGATTTACCCATACAACCTTACTATGAAAGAATCAAAAATCAATTGATTACATTTATCTGCCTTCAGCATTTAATGAAAACGAAAAAGCTTAAAAAATGGGTTGCTTCATTGAGCTTTCTGTCTATTCATCCCCATATTCCTACTGAAGATCAAAAAAGCTTGCTTCGATTTGCTAAGAAAGCCAAAAAAATTAATCTAGATATTTTTGATTTGCAGATGCTCCCTTTTCTAAAAAAGCAATTAAGCAAAAGAGAGCTATTCAAAATCAACATCCGATTTAGTGGCACAACCCCTTTTAAACTCCGAGATAGACAATTCGAGGCATTAGAAAAATTGCCCATAAATTCCTTAG from Chlamydiales bacterium STE3 carries:
- a CDS encoding hypothetical protein (Product derived from UniProtKB/Swiss-Prot:O84746;Gene name derived from UniProtKB/Trembl:F8L6D4;UPF0092 membrane protein CT_741), whose protein sequence is MKKFLPLFLAYSIPLFSQEGDLPPPTQGFSQMLVLFSIALIFFYFILWRPEQKRRKAMDDLRNQMKTGDRVIALGIVGTVSRINENSVVLRMVDGSKIEVLKGAISEVTPATEEETIQVDIE
- a CDS encoding Protein-L-isoaspartate O-methyltransferase (Product derived from UniProtKB/Swiss-Prot:B3E6I4;Gene name derived from UniProtKB/Swiss-Prot:B3E6I4;EC number derived from UniProtKB/Swiss-Prot:B3E6I4), with product MDTFAKKRFEMVDLIESRGIHNPLILESLKKTLRHYFVPEALADVAYTDSPLPIGDGQTISQPYIVALMIALSGITNESTVLEIGTGSGYAAAVLANIVKKVFTIERIESLGLQAQKRFEKLGISNVEVKIGDGTLGWPEKGPFDAIIVTAAAPIVPETLKAQLKEGGQMIIPVGDVISQHLIRVTKQHNQLSQETLDSVRFVPLIGNEGWQG